TTCCACCCCGTGCGGCCCGGAGCGTTACCGGCGCGTGACCTTGGGAGAAGTCGCGCGCGGAGCCACCTTGCTGCGCATGCGCGAGCTCTTCATGGAGACACCCGAGGCCTTCATCTGCGCGGCCTTCTCGGCGGCGAGGCGCTCGGCCTCGGCCTTGCGGGCGGCCTCATCGGCGGCGAGCTGAGCGCGGCGCTGGGCGATGAGCTCCCGCATGCCCTCGGTGGTGAGGTCCACCTGGGCGAGGTGGAGGCGGTAGAGGAGATCCTCGCGCAGGGTGCCCTTGGTGCGGGCCTGCTCGACGCCGCCGGAGAGGCCGACGACGATTTTAGGACGCTCCTCCTGGGTCTGGAGGCAGCGGACGATGAGGCCCTGAGCGGGGATGCTCAGCC
The sequence above is drawn from the Archangium gephyra genome and encodes:
- a CDS encoding Fis family transcriptional regulator; amino-acid sequence: MEVRQTEQVGDALRQPRGVVFIPDVARLSIPAQGLIVRCLQTQEERPKIVVGLSGGVEQARTKGTLREDLLYRLHLAQVDLTTEGMRELIAQRRAQLAADEAARKAEAERLAAEKAAQMKASGVSMKSSRMRSKVAPRATSPKVTRR